The following are encoded in a window of Paenibacillus polymyxa genomic DNA:
- a CDS encoding RDD family protein: MLYAGFWKRTLAYIIDSLIVWFVFLIIGLIWLVIRTLGDWVPSPAESSLISDGSTYTFTMKTIGQTLLNWGAIWLYYALMESSKCKATVGKLALGIVVVDEFNHKLSFGRASARYWSKLLSVIILFVGFIMAGFTARKQALHDLIARTYVVDKRELDYILREQADRGTGM; this comes from the coding sequence GTGCTGTATGCAGGTTTTTGGAAACGAACTTTGGCTTATATCATCGATAGCCTTATTGTATGGTTTGTATTTTTAATAATTGGATTGATCTGGCTTGTGATTCGGACCTTAGGGGATTGGGTACCGTCTCCGGCAGAAAGCTCTTTGATCTCAGATGGATCGACTTATACTTTTACAATGAAAACAATAGGGCAGACCTTGCTGAATTGGGGAGCTATATGGCTATATTATGCGCTTATGGAATCGTCCAAATGCAAAGCAACGGTGGGCAAGCTGGCTCTCGGCATCGTTGTGGTAGATGAGTTTAACCATAAGCTCAGCTTTGGACGTGCAAGTGCACGCTACTGGAGTAAGCTTCTATCAGTCATCATTTTGTTCGTCGGTTTTATCATGGCAGGCTTTACGGCTAGGAAACAGGCTCTTCACGATCTGATCGCCCGTACCTATGTTGTGGACAAACGCGAGCTGGACTATATCCTTCGTGAGCAGGCTGATCGCGGAACCGGGATGTAA
- a CDS encoding molecular chaperone, translated as MNGPYTYRLLDPLTDRKSIRFTAKYTRAELEQMTTFQLRGICDKERLVEGFANRLAREELIRVILRFRSAEEHLLITRPNPGGFERMESALQRNWNDRRQESSGIRVPAKITLYQGVRTGRMDNYRIESDLPWLSSSNVLLVNAMGELGGVLNLVKDEGRTGVYYLSRHRDAELRETSNHSYSLLFLRRQESEYFYNLYYGDKPMLPLKLQGHRVPVAELIIRGTETTDAVLAIDFGTSNTTAGAYLDSSYVTAPDTGMSSTVRLNAINYVSFPGPEGAEGDWIEVLPTAIRVADCSNPEHILYVFGEDALRGSDVAGSRATVLRGIKRWVNDYKRIEELMDSEGNTATASRSDILAAFIRYVIATAEQQFKCRFRNLHFSAPVKLQPQFIEMFSDILPDYQIEAEDALDEGLAVLYNTLADQMERGTFADGEEYQALVIDCGGGTTDLSSCRFRIEDGRIAYKLDIHTTYENGDTNFGGNNLTYRIMQFMKIVFAGYYAAETRLPDTDIDALIGIPSGDLYRHVDEFGVDAVYAGLEERYREAEAILPTAFKQYEHATRDEYQRVLSNFHLLWSAAENMKKEFFLRTGILRSRFESEQVLSAESDLNIAVMDRWLVSVIENGRFRDEYGLPDVVFNIREIQQLLKADIYNIVRKFLDEFYLEGRLQDYSIIKLTGQSCRIDVFREALKEFVPGRSIEFRQKAEDLSRVPELKMACLRGAIRYLNAKKMGTIEPVITNHIPAIPYTVSAWTHTGREKELIANLESNRVRGSISRPSHAAEVEFFLTADGGKLRQRHVYRSRPEAFEPMPYEEIAVLYGRDIPQDDTDSIRNGETKYFVFVGDSRWGFYVVPITRRDELLHLGPKRFFAFENDLSELDFFDGTK; from the coding sequence ATGAACGGACCCTATACATACAGGTTGCTAGACCCGCTCACCGATCGAAAAAGCATACGCTTCACGGCGAAATACACGCGGGCGGAATTGGAGCAAATGACGACCTTTCAGTTACGCGGGATATGCGATAAGGAACGACTGGTCGAGGGATTTGCCAATCGCCTGGCACGTGAAGAATTGATTCGCGTGATTTTGCGATTTCGGAGTGCGGAAGAGCATTTACTCATCACAAGGCCGAATCCTGGTGGTTTTGAACGCATGGAATCGGCACTACAGCGAAATTGGAATGACCGTCGGCAGGAGAGTAGCGGTATCCGGGTTCCCGCCAAAATCACACTGTATCAGGGTGTACGCACAGGTCGCATGGACAACTACCGGATCGAATCCGATTTGCCTTGGCTGAGCTCATCTAATGTGCTGCTGGTGAATGCGATGGGAGAGTTGGGCGGTGTTTTGAATTTGGTGAAGGATGAGGGGCGAACAGGCGTATATTATCTTTCTCGTCATCGTGATGCTGAACTGCGAGAGACGTCTAATCATAGTTATAGCCTATTATTTCTGCGAAGACAGGAATCAGAATATTTCTATAACCTCTACTATGGAGATAAGCCAATGCTGCCGCTGAAGCTTCAAGGTCACCGGGTTCCGGTGGCAGAGCTGATCATTCGGGGCACTGAAACTACAGATGCGGTACTTGCGATTGATTTTGGCACCTCGAACACCACAGCAGGTGCTTATTTGGATAGTTCCTACGTTACGGCCCCTGATACAGGTATGAGCAGCACGGTAAGGCTGAACGCCATCAATTATGTGTCATTCCCCGGCCCAGAAGGGGCAGAGGGCGACTGGATCGAAGTATTGCCGACTGCTATTCGCGTCGCAGACTGCTCCAATCCGGAACATATCCTTTATGTATTTGGGGAGGATGCACTACGTGGATCTGACGTGGCAGGCAGCCGTGCGACAGTATTGCGAGGGATCAAGCGGTGGGTCAACGATTATAAGCGAATCGAGGAATTAATGGATTCCGAGGGGAATACAGCAACCGCTTCCCGCAGTGATATTTTAGCTGCTTTTATCCGTTATGTGATTGCTACAGCCGAGCAGCAATTTAAGTGTCGGTTCCGCAACCTGCACTTTTCTGCTCCGGTCAAGCTGCAGCCCCAGTTTATAGAGATGTTTAGTGATATTTTGCCTGATTACCAGATCGAAGCGGAGGATGCGCTGGACGAAGGGCTGGCTGTGCTGTACAACACGCTGGCAGACCAGATGGAACGAGGGACTTTTGCGGACGGTGAGGAGTATCAGGCACTTGTCATTGATTGTGGTGGAGGCACCACAGATTTGTCTTCCTGCCGATTCCGAATTGAGGACGGACGTATTGCTTACAAGCTGGATATTCACACAACGTATGAAAATGGGGATACCAATTTTGGTGGAAACAATCTGACGTATCGGATTATGCAGTTTATGAAAATTGTATTTGCAGGTTATTATGCTGCCGAGACTCGTTTGCCTGACACCGATATTGATGCCCTGATCGGTATTCCTTCAGGAGATTTGTACCGTCATGTGGATGAGTTTGGTGTAGATGCTGTATATGCGGGACTGGAGGAGCGCTACCGAGAGGCAGAGGCCATCTTGCCTACCGCGTTCAAACAGTATGAGCATGCTACACGGGATGAATATCAGCGGGTACTGAGTAATTTTCATCTATTGTGGAGCGCGGCAGAAAATATGAAAAAGGAATTTTTTCTACGTACGGGGATCTTGCGCAGCCGCTTCGAATCCGAGCAGGTATTATCTGCTGAAAGCGACCTGAACATTGCAGTGATGGATCGTTGGCTAGTATCAGTCATCGAGAACGGACGGTTTCGTGATGAATATGGGTTGCCTGATGTGGTGTTTAACATTCGGGAGATACAGCAGCTTCTTAAGGCAGACATCTACAATATTGTGCGCAAGTTTCTGGATGAGTTTTATCTGGAGGGGCGCTTGCAGGATTATTCGATTATCAAGCTAACTGGGCAGTCCTGCCGGATTGACGTATTTCGCGAAGCACTCAAGGAATTTGTACCAGGGCGCAGTATTGAGTTCCGTCAAAAGGCAGAGGACCTCAGCCGGGTACCTGAGTTGAAAATGGCCTGTCTGCGCGGGGCTATCCGTTACCTGAACGCTAAAAAAATGGGCACGATTGAGCCTGTCATTACCAATCATATTCCGGCTATTCCGTACACGGTCAGCGCATGGACACATACGGGACGCGAGAAAGAGCTGATTGCGAATTTGGAAAGCAACCGGGTACGCGGTTCTATTTCCCGGCCGTCTCATGCGGCTGAGGTAGAGTTCTTCCTGACGGCCGACGGCGGCAAGCTGCGTCAGCGTCATGTGTACCGTAGTCGGCCAGAAGCTTTTGAACCCATGCCGTATGAGGAAATTGCCGTGCTGTACGGGCGGGATATCCCGCAGGATGATACGGACTCCATCCGTAATGGGGAAACGAAATATTTTGTTTTTGTCGGAGATAGCCGCTGGGGCTTTTATGTAGTCCCGATTACCCGCCGAGATGAATTGCTGCATCTGGGACCCAAACGCTTTTTTGCTTTCGAAAATGATCTCTCCGAGCTGGATTTCTTTGACGGCACGAAATAG
- a CDS encoding normocyte-binding protein, whose product MKELVQDRLSKMDDLEQRRLLKNMMAGVFMNLVEYQEEMTRQLERRVFEEIENTEEKIDVYVSLTSREDYDPIHEFLYPVLPSDTEEKQMDISRVAEVVREGGAMPLFTLFLEMETERISALVRSKRIFSGMLVTETGNYPIRFRLEHNRSYILEIEQLYHTFMQNGMPWKTINHPYAYKFVDCVLIGGDGEPAAHEEIHEITISLEEFDVFKKGDVFPLWNIERLSLKNSGFPIPAMDRVNYEHVLPLRKTGPEHGYLIDGTEGDIRYIKRTEEELTIVTPRDKSGEWNVLKVTKPVTTRLSRQTYPLLSNRRQDSFLGRYAGKQAVIVRAKAEIMRIVNSFEAAQGLELERVDIWGGAGRNDVSNLVTKTQTYPLNPFVSDNVRTEEGKQTMRLGFRRGSDDVSPTAPAYILSDLMSFLVSEVQMYFPEYKCEGEWV is encoded by the coding sequence GTGAAAGAGCTGGTACAGGACCGTTTGAGCAAGATGGACGATTTAGAGCAGAGACGTTTACTGAAAAATATGATGGCGGGGGTATTTATGAACCTCGTCGAATATCAGGAAGAAATGACCCGCCAGCTAGAACGGCGGGTATTTGAGGAAATTGAGAATACGGAAGAAAAGATTGATGTGTACGTGTCATTGACATCGCGTGAGGACTATGACCCAATTCATGAATTTTTATATCCTGTGTTACCGTCTGATACGGAGGAAAAGCAGATGGACATCAGCCGTGTGGCAGAGGTGGTACGCGAAGGCGGTGCGATGCCGCTGTTTACGCTTTTTCTTGAGATGGAGACCGAACGTATCTCAGCGCTGGTGCGCAGCAAGCGAATTTTCTCAGGAATGTTGGTCACGGAAACCGGCAATTATCCGATTCGTTTTCGTCTGGAGCATAACCGTTCTTATATTTTGGAAATTGAGCAGTTATATCACACGTTTATGCAAAATGGTATGCCATGGAAAACAATTAATCACCCGTACGCTTATAAGTTTGTGGACTGTGTATTGATTGGTGGAGACGGCGAGCCGGCCGCCCATGAAGAAATTCATGAAATTACAATTTCATTGGAGGAATTCGACGTTTTTAAGAAGGGCGACGTTTTTCCGCTTTGGAACATTGAAAGGCTATCTCTAAAGAACAGCGGTTTTCCTATACCCGCTATGGATCGTGTGAACTATGAGCATGTGCTGCCTTTGCGAAAAACAGGTCCTGAGCATGGTTACTTGATTGACGGGACTGAAGGCGATATCCGGTATATCAAGCGTACAGAAGAGGAACTGACGATTGTCACACCACGTGATAAATCTGGCGAATGGAATGTGTTGAAGGTTACGAAGCCTGTTACAACGAGACTTAGTCGTCAGACTTATCCGTTATTGTCTAATCGGCGACAGGACAGCTTTTTGGGCCGCTATGCAGGAAAACAGGCCGTGATTGTCCGTGCCAAAGCGGAAATCATGCGCATCGTAAACTCGTTTGAAGCAGCGCAGGGGCTGGAGCTGGAACGTGTGGACATCTGGGGAGGTGCAGGGAGAAATGATGTAAGCAACCTTGTAACCAAAACCCAGACGTATCCGTTAAATCCGTTTGTCAGCGATAACGTACGGACAGAGGAAGGCAAGCAGACCATGCGTTTGGGGTTCAGACGTGGTTCTGACGATGTTTCGCCAACCGCGCCTGCTTATATTTTATCCGATTTAATGAGCTTTCTGGTATCGGAAGTGCAGATGTATTTTCCAGAGTACAAGTGTGAAGGAGAATGGGTGTGA
- a CDS encoding serine/threonine protein phosphatase, which produces MRKDNSDFSTAFVSEAGSYIDNRDYFAFMETDDMACYVLADGLDSDQELRSAEMVVKTVLENFMEKPSMSKRRLMRDLREAQEWLQFESRRVRLKASLLMVVTNYNKMVYVSCGNVRLYHFRNGRLNFRSKDHSLAQSLADDGRIPDEATSTHEERGNLLEYLGNPNGVHAHYAKKTQLADGDVILLATSGMWEDVELAEMLGALEEAKHPVMLTDTLEEVLLSKQHRTVNNYTAAAIYVNKVFQEKPKNRRKLIKRILLALLVFIVVGGGAWITLARMAANKAAALETMIESAQAADDYARTGDYAKALKSYSEAKNAAVKINDKIHKRLYTAEQKLSQLLVDGDGYVEKADFTKAEASYEKARKSAGLYPPFNVKDIEHKIDQLDSYAETASWMKDGDLKFQGGDYTNALKLYKKANKAAMESGYTSAQKELEKKITEANDKLTAIQQQLKEIQAGKLQAKGDRMMKDLDYEGAIDAYSGAQEIYQEIDKLESVLALERSIAKAEEKQSAEQQKNGQLPAGLGLSDGALNDTDAGDTASEASSSAAATPAAESQTKAAPTASAGTTPAKKEASSAAKSSGTGDGTAPSAKVDTNKEQGTADSASKAAGASDSENQDRAAANGG; this is translated from the coding sequence ATGCGCAAGGACAACAGCGATTTTAGTACCGCCTTTGTGTCGGAAGCGGGCTCTTACATAGACAACCGGGACTATTTTGCATTCATGGAGACGGACGACATGGCCTGTTATGTCCTCGCAGACGGTCTGGATTCGGATCAGGAGCTGCGCAGCGCAGAAATGGTTGTCAAAACGGTGCTGGAAAACTTCATGGAGAAGCCTTCCATGTCCAAACGGCGCTTGATGAGAGATCTGCGTGAAGCGCAGGAATGGCTGCAATTTGAAAGCCGTCGTGTTCGGCTCAAAGCCAGTCTGCTGATGGTAGTGACCAACTATAACAAAATGGTGTATGTTTCGTGCGGTAATGTGCGGCTATATCATTTTCGCAATGGAAGGCTTAATTTTCGCAGTAAGGATCATAGTCTGGCTCAGTCATTGGCAGATGATGGACGCATTCCAGACGAAGCGACCAGCACACATGAGGAACGAGGTAATCTGCTGGAATACTTGGGAAATCCGAATGGAGTTCATGCCCATTACGCCAAAAAGACGCAGCTTGCAGATGGAGATGTAATCCTGCTTGCCACCTCAGGGATGTGGGAGGATGTTGAGCTGGCGGAAATGCTGGGGGCGCTGGAGGAAGCGAAGCACCCGGTCATGCTGACGGACACCTTGGAAGAGGTTCTGCTAAGCAAACAGCATCGGACGGTGAATAATTACACGGCTGCGGCCATTTATGTAAATAAAGTTTTTCAGGAAAAGCCTAAAAACCGCCGCAAGTTGATCAAACGGATTTTGCTTGCTTTGCTTGTTTTTATTGTTGTGGGCGGGGGAGCATGGATTACGCTGGCTCGTATGGCTGCGAATAAGGCAGCTGCACTGGAAACGATGATCGAATCAGCCCAAGCCGCAGACGATTATGCAAGGACAGGAGATTATGCGAAGGCGCTCAAGTCCTACAGCGAAGCGAAAAACGCGGCGGTTAAAATTAACGATAAGATTCATAAGCGACTGTATACAGCCGAGCAGAAACTATCTCAATTGCTGGTGGACGGAGACGGCTACGTGGAAAAGGCGGACTTTACCAAAGCTGAAGCCAGCTACGAGAAAGCACGGAAAAGCGCCGGGCTATATCCACCGTTTAATGTGAAGGATATTGAGCATAAAATCGATCAATTGGACAGCTATGCCGAGACAGCGAGCTGGATGAAGGACGGAGATTTAAAATTTCAGGGCGGCGATTACACGAATGCGCTTAAGCTATACAAGAAAGCAAACAAGGCTGCGATGGAATCCGGTTATACGTCCGCGCAAAAAGAACTGGAGAAGAAAATTACCGAGGCCAACGATAAATTGACAGCTATTCAGCAGCAGCTCAAGGAGATTCAAGCTGGAAAACTTCAGGCCAAAGGGGATCGGATGATGAAGGATCTCGATTATGAAGGAGCCATTGATGCCTATAGCGGGGCACAGGAAATTTATCAGGAGATTGATAAGCTCGAAAGTGTTCTGGCATTGGAACGGAGCATTGCCAAGGCGGAGGAAAAGCAGAGCGCGGAACAGCAGAAAAATGGTCAGCTTCCTGCTGGATTGGGATTGTCTGACGGAGCGTTGAACGACACGGACGCAGGGGACACAGCGAGTGAAGCTTCATCTTCCGCTGCTGCAACCCCTGCTGCAGAATCGCAAACGAAGGCTGCGCCAACGGCTTCAGCGGGAACTACACCCGCGAAGAAGGAAGCCTCTTCGGCTGCAAAGAGCAGTGGTACAGGCGATGGAACTGCCCCTTCGGCCAAGGTGGATACCAACAAAGAGCAAGGAACTGCTGATTCCGCTTCTAAAGCAGCAGGGGCGTCTGATTCAGAGAACCAAGATCGGGCTGCTGCGAACGGAGGTTAA
- a CDS encoding PP2C family protein-serine/threonine phosphatase, with protein MQPYFVVSGAAVLFAVLLMIRIRLTRSSGSRTVSGIEIGNGQTIGSRSEQDDYFSSMTTPVGTLAVVADGISGLANGRMSSTLAVTTFTKAFAKLEDATNLNGYFTEAATQSNRGILQNLNGQGGGTTLAAVIVCGYQLYYGAVGDSLITIYRNGHFQTVNSKHTAETLLEERVLAGQMTSEEAKTSPVRNQLVNYLGYEGFESMEMGNAPIRLYSGDHVLLCSDGIQEALTEIELEEIMRKGGTPQETADAMIDAIDDKGFKSQDNATVLILAIG; from the coding sequence ATGCAGCCTTATTTTGTTGTAAGTGGAGCTGCGGTACTATTCGCTGTTCTGCTTATGATCCGTATACGACTGACGCGAAGTTCCGGCAGCCGTACCGTGAGTGGAATTGAGATCGGAAATGGTCAAACGATCGGGAGCCGGAGCGAGCAGGATGATTATTTCTCCAGTATGACGACACCTGTCGGTACGCTGGCTGTTGTCGCAGACGGTATTAGTGGGCTGGCCAATGGGCGTATGTCCAGTACCTTGGCTGTGACTACTTTTACGAAGGCGTTTGCCAAGCTGGAAGATGCAACGAATTTGAATGGATATTTTACAGAGGCGGCAACTCAAAGCAATCGCGGCATTTTGCAAAATTTGAACGGACAGGGCGGAGGAACGACGCTGGCTGCGGTCATTGTGTGCGGCTATCAGCTGTATTACGGAGCGGTGGGCGACAGCTTGATTACGATTTACCGCAATGGTCATTTCCAGACAGTCAATTCCAAGCATACAGCAGAAACACTGCTGGAGGAACGAGTGCTTGCTGGACAAATGACCTCGGAGGAAGCCAAAACGAGTCCAGTGCGCAATCAACTGGTCAACTACTTGGGCTATGAGGGCTTTGAGAGCATGGAAATGGGTAATGCACCGATTCGTTTGTATTCAGGCGATCATGTGCTGCTGTGCAGCGATGGCATTCAGGAGGCGCTGACGGAGATTGAATTGGAAGAGATTATGCGCAAGGGTGGAACACCGCAGGAAACAGCGGATGCCATGATCGACGCCATTGATGATAAAGGCTTTAAAAGTCAGGATAATGCGACAGTACTTATTTTGGCGATAGGATGA
- a CDS encoding FHA domain-containing protein: MSLTRCPNGHMFSTRKHGNTCPYCNTVVNVAAPKSAEPVAKTNVAGDNDKTMPYLGETVGIHPVTGWLVCIEGAQVGQDYRIMAEKNFIGRAEEMHVRIIGDNTISRRNHAVIVYDPKKRNFYLLPGDSSGLAYHNNEAVYSPAELAAYDVIQLGHSKFIFIPLCGAHFEWDNEN; encoded by the coding sequence ATGAGTTTGACAAGATGCCCGAACGGACACATGTTCAGTACACGAAAGCACGGAAATACGTGTCCTTATTGCAATACGGTAGTAAATGTAGCTGCACCCAAGAGCGCAGAGCCAGTGGCGAAAACAAACGTCGCAGGAGATAACGACAAAACAATGCCGTATTTGGGCGAGACGGTGGGCATTCATCCGGTAACCGGATGGCTGGTATGCATCGAAGGAGCACAGGTGGGTCAGGATTATCGCATTATGGCGGAGAAAAACTTTATCGGGCGCGCAGAGGAAATGCATGTCCGCATTATCGGGGACAACACGATTTCCCGTAGAAATCATGCGGTCATTGTGTATGATCCGAAGAAACGTAACTTTTACTTGTTGCCAGGCGATTCATCAGGTTTGGCGTACCACAATAACGAGGCGGTATATTCACCAGCAGAGCTGGCTGCCTATGACGTGATTCAGCTGGGACACAGCAAATTTATCTTTATCCCGCTGTGTGGCGCCCATTTTGAGTGGGATAACGAAAACTAG
- a CDS encoding FHA domain-containing protein, producing the protein MKTAQNRWVFIIDVAMFGLMLAIAFYVFNRTGYSGLKTVVAIGIGIGVLVYILRNLVSVVPVAKPKAQRQRIAKLVLIDEEGESIKEWYIEGETSLLIGKTTSRSEADIDLVGTDYASLVSVEHAVLNRVNSDWFVEDVDSGNGTGLRSANESVTKKLESGEPYRIYSGDLLYIANTRLLVK; encoded by the coding sequence GTGAAAACGGCGCAGAACAGATGGGTTTTCATCATAGATGTTGCCATGTTCGGGCTGATGCTGGCGATCGCCTTTTATGTGTTTAATCGTACAGGCTACAGCGGTTTGAAAACCGTGGTCGCGATAGGTATTGGAATCGGCGTGCTTGTATACATACTGCGTAATCTGGTGTCCGTTGTACCTGTGGCTAAGCCAAAGGCACAGCGTCAGCGGATTGCCAAGCTGGTGTTGATTGATGAAGAGGGCGAGTCCATTAAAGAATGGTATATCGAAGGCGAAACGTCGCTATTAATCGGTAAAACAACGTCACGTTCGGAGGCGGATATTGATTTGGTAGGTACAGATTATGCCTCCCTGGTAAGTGTGGAGCATGCGGTGCTCAACCGGGTGAACAGCGACTGGTTTGTGGAGGATGTGGATTCCGGTAATGGTACAGGCTTGCGGTCTGCTAACGAAAGTGTAACCAAGAAGTTGGAAAGCGGTGAGCCATACCGGATTTACTCAGGTGATTTATTATATATTGCCAATACGAGACTGCTCGTTAAATAG
- a CDS encoding J domain-containing protein: MTNYYELLGVSRDASEAEIKQAYRKLAKKYHPDTNQGSEEATRKFKLIHEAYNTLRDEALRQAYDAELIRKTEGAGGEQQERGRGAASSRGARTAAKGFNPADIGTDFEQFFGFHPKTKEGSPGKKTKKPDDPTDTSAMFNQFFGIRKK; this comes from the coding sequence ATGACCAACTACTATGAGCTGCTCGGTGTCAGCCGGGATGCTTCGGAGGCAGAGATTAAGCAGGCTTACCGTAAACTGGCCAAAAAGTATCATCCTGATACCAACCAGGGAAGCGAGGAAGCAACGCGCAAGTTCAAGCTGATTCACGAGGCTTACAATACCTTGCGTGACGAAGCATTGCGGCAGGCATACGATGCCGAGCTCATCCGAAAAACTGAGGGAGCTGGCGGGGAACAGCAAGAGAGAGGGAGAGGGGCTGCATCCTCCAGGGGTGCGCGTACGGCAGCCAAAGGATTCAATCCGGCTGATATAGGAACTGATTTTGAGCAATTTTTTGGTTTTCATCCGAAAACGAAGGAGGGCTCACCAGGGAAAAAAACGAAAAAACCCGATGATCCGACGGATACCTCCGCGATGTTTAACCAATTTTTCGGTATTCGTAAAAAGTGA
- a CDS encoding vWA domain-containing protein has translation MFRIRKLGIIVFMTFVLFLQMSLNGVICTVNQANAASLGAVPIEGYDAVFVLDTSYSMRDTDPEGIAAEVINMFMDLSDADRTRVGFVAYNHHVVASKPLTSIAVAAQKSQIQQEIRTLNRSGYTDLGLGLRKGSELLAAGASQGRQPFMILLSDGETDFGASSGSRSKGDSNNDVSSVIKSAQTKGYPVYTIGLNHDGTVNRQELERIASQTGGASFITSSAEDLPEILNRIFASQIRSKLVPIAAITTTGEMQELTVTLPDSSMEEANLVLLSEHPLLETQLYSNSENVRRYKSSRYAILKIEHPQAGKVKLKLRGIRGDLVKINLLGSYRLEAEATMGAKQATATHGDKPVQLLKGQATPFQAQLLLPNNQKLTDEAVYTSLQAHIVVTPKGGTAKKVPMTYKSGAFHTEYAFPQTGDYTWQLSLDSPQWYRKGIVHKVHAANAAPQVLKDLTIHLVKEDGDSRRSLSDFIVDPNHDKLNYKLDSEVAGDTVHAEINGNDLLLSELHTGDSQLKIKATDPEGASSSATLTVSVQSRYTAIKWTVAISVVVAALLYWFLRPKPQFAGRIEGYFLATASGQEIPVKSWPLTSFPGRKVSLQELFRTLDVHEPLPEAERIVFSAGKKGSLIVKHDTRCALQHGKVRLARNKKAVMEYSDKLYITFEDGVTEIELRYKAIKPNTSVYTDHIQAPTG, from the coding sequence ATGTTCAGAATAAGGAAACTAGGGATTATCGTTTTCATGACTTTTGTACTATTTTTACAAATGAGCCTAAACGGGGTCATTTGCACTGTAAATCAGGCTAATGCAGCATCTTTAGGTGCTGTCCCGATCGAGGGTTACGATGCCGTTTTTGTACTGGATACCAGTTATTCCATGAGGGATACCGATCCTGAAGGCATTGCGGCCGAAGTCATCAATATGTTTATGGATTTGAGTGATGCAGACCGTACGCGCGTCGGATTCGTTGCCTACAATCACCATGTGGTCGCCTCGAAACCACTAACTTCGATTGCCGTGGCAGCGCAAAAATCCCAGATCCAACAGGAAATCAGAACGCTAAATCGTTCCGGTTATACGGATTTGGGACTTGGGCTGCGCAAAGGCTCAGAGCTGCTAGCGGCAGGAGCATCCCAAGGGCGTCAGCCTTTTATGATTCTGTTGTCTGATGGAGAGACTGATTTTGGTGCCTCCTCTGGTTCCCGATCCAAAGGTGACTCCAATAACGATGTGTCCTCTGTCATCAAATCTGCACAGACCAAGGGATATCCGGTGTACACAATTGGTCTGAACCATGATGGCACAGTGAACCGACAAGAACTCGAACGGATCGCTTCTCAAACGGGTGGAGCTTCTTTTATTACGAGTAGTGCCGAGGATCTGCCGGAAATTCTGAACCGTATTTTCGCCAGTCAAATTCGTTCCAAGCTCGTCCCAATTGCTGCAATTACGACTACTGGCGAGATGCAAGAATTAACTGTAACTCTACCTGATTCTAGTATGGAGGAAGCCAATTTGGTGCTTTTGTCGGAGCATCCCCTTCTGGAAACACAGCTATATTCCAATTCAGAAAATGTCCGCAGGTACAAGTCGAGCCGCTATGCGATTTTAAAAATCGAGCATCCACAGGCAGGTAAAGTGAAGTTGAAGCTACGGGGCATACGCGGGGATTTGGTGAAAATCAATTTACTTGGCAGCTATCGACTGGAAGCCGAAGCTACCATGGGAGCAAAGCAAGCAACGGCAACTCATGGCGACAAGCCTGTGCAGTTGCTGAAAGGTCAAGCGACACCGTTTCAAGCTCAGCTTCTGTTGCCGAACAATCAAAAGCTTACAGATGAAGCCGTATATACGTCTCTCCAAGCCCATATTGTAGTTACTCCCAAGGGGGGCACAGCCAAAAAGGTGCCTATGACCTATAAGTCAGGAGCCTTTCATACCGAATATGCGTTCCCTCAAACCGGGGATTATACATGGCAGCTATCTCTGGATAGTCCGCAATGGTACCGTAAGGGAATTGTACATAAGGTTCACGCGGCCAATGCAGCACCACAGGTCTTAAAAGACCTGACGATTCACCTGGTAAAAGAAGACGGCGATTCCCGTCGAAGTTTATCAGATTTTATTGTTGACCCCAATCATGACAAGCTGAACTATAAGCTGGATTCAGAAGTCGCTGGGGATACGGTCCATGCTGAGATTAACGGTAATGATCTGCTGCTATCCGAGCTCCACACAGGTGACTCTCAGCTGAAGATTAAAGCTACCGATCCGGAAGGAGCATCCAGCAGCGCTACACTAACCGTTTCTGTACAATCCCGGTATACAGCCATTAAATGGACGGTAGCCATCAGTGTCGTAGTAGCCGCTCTTCTGTATTGGTTCTTGCGGCCGAAGCCGCAGTTTGCCGGAAGAATTGAAGGATATTTTCTCGCTACAGCAAGTGGACAGGAGATTCCGGTAAAATCTTGGCCGCTCACCTCCTTTCCGGGCCGTAAGGTCAGCTTGCAGGAATTGTTCCGTACGCTTGACGTTCACGAACCGTTGCCAGAAGCGGAACGGATCGTATTTTCCGCAGGTAAAAAAGGGAGCCTAATCGTAAAACATGATACACGCTGTGCCTTACAGCATGGAAAGGTCAGATTAGCCCGCAACAAAAAAGCGGTCATGGAGTACAGTGACAAACTGTACATTACATTCGAGGATGGTGTCACTGAAATCGAGCTGCGATACAAAGCGATTAAACCGAATACTTCAGTGTACACCGACCATATCCAAGCTCCGACAGGATAA